Proteins encoded in a region of the Gemmatimonadota bacterium genome:
- the ppk1 gene encoding polyphosphate kinase 1, producing the protein MRPAGQRRLDKTAVRLALWILDPGSKPHILQVALVMSSANGNNSRTATVRTIASKRAGRRFTHKPRPPVAPLVTNYWRPEHFFNRELSWMEFNARVLEEALDPSVPLLERVKFLAIFSTNLDEFFMIRVAGVKRQIDAQVQSTRTADGLSPREVMTALSSRMHELVNKQHGLFINEIFPQLTEQGIDILEPEQLSPSQKAYLDEYFRKTILPVVTPLAVDPGHPFPYLANGTLCLVAEIRKIQKSVFPHTNLSVIHLPTSVMPRFLELPSENGRQAFFMLEDVIQMNLDLFYNGYEVLNCASIRVTRDADVDYEEEGAEDLLKVIEEGIRNRRNGAAVRLQYDPELSSRILDVLVDELELEPEDLYPTEGFTAFSDLIELYDAVDRPDLMDEPFPPQPATPFEGAPSIWEAIRKDDILLHHPFHQFNAVVRFVSEAAEDPQVLAIKMTLYRVSANSPITRALTRAAQNGKEVSVLLELKARFDEAANIQWARQLEEAGAHVIYGIPGIKVHCKACLVVRREGEGIHRYCHLGTGNYNDKTARIYADFGLFTDKEEFGEDVTQLFNLLTGYALPSRFHHLILSPTSMREDMVKRLQRESDRARAGHPALVIAKINSLVDPDMIVALYQASQAGVRIQLIIRGICCLRPGVPGLSENISVISIVDRFLEHVRLFYFYNDGDPEYLFSSADWMDRNLNRRVEISFPVIDRALQAELWAYLKIQLKDNVKARELQSDGTYRYVKKAGRRFQSQRELYELACETVRINADLKMKRSAASRTALTARN; encoded by the coding sequence ATGCGGCCGGCGGGTCAAAGACGGCTTGACAAAACCGCCGTCCGTCTTGCTTTATGGATACTTGATCCAGGCTCGAAACCGCATATCCTCCAGGTGGCTTTAGTCATGTCTTCCGCGAATGGGAACAACTCCAGGACCGCCACGGTTCGAACCATCGCCTCTAAGAGAGCGGGGCGCCGGTTCACCCACAAGCCCCGGCCTCCCGTCGCGCCGCTGGTGACGAACTACTGGCGCCCGGAACACTTCTTCAACCGGGAACTGAGCTGGATGGAGTTCAACGCGCGGGTGCTGGAGGAAGCGCTCGACCCGTCGGTTCCCCTGCTGGAACGGGTGAAGTTCCTGGCCATATTCAGCACCAACCTGGACGAGTTCTTCATGATCCGCGTCGCCGGCGTCAAGAGACAGATCGACGCGCAGGTCCAGTCCACGCGGACCGCCGACGGCCTGAGTCCCCGGGAGGTAATGACCGCGCTCTCGTCCCGGATGCACGAACTGGTCAACAAGCAGCACGGACTCTTCATCAACGAGATCTTCCCGCAACTCACCGAGCAGGGCATCGACATCCTCGAGCCGGAGCAACTCAGCCCTTCGCAGAAGGCCTATCTGGACGAGTACTTCCGGAAGACCATCCTGCCGGTGGTGACCCCGCTGGCGGTGGACCCGGGCCATCCGTTTCCCTACCTGGCCAACGGCACGCTCTGTCTCGTGGCTGAAATCCGCAAGATCCAGAAATCCGTTTTCCCCCATACGAACCTCTCGGTCATCCACCTGCCCACCTCGGTCATGCCGCGGTTCCTCGAACTCCCGTCCGAAAACGGCCGGCAGGCGTTCTTCATGCTGGAGGACGTCATCCAGATGAACCTCGACCTGTTCTACAACGGTTACGAGGTGCTGAACTGCGCGTCGATCCGCGTGACGCGGGACGCCGACGTGGACTACGAGGAGGAAGGCGCGGAGGACCTGCTCAAGGTCATCGAGGAGGGCATTCGCAACCGGCGCAACGGGGCCGCGGTACGGTTGCAGTACGACCCAGAGCTGTCTTCGCGCATCCTGGACGTCCTGGTGGACGAACTGGAACTGGAGCCGGAGGATCTCTACCCCACGGAAGGCTTCACCGCTTTCTCCGATCTCATCGAACTGTACGACGCCGTCGACCGGCCCGATCTCATGGACGAACCCTTCCCGCCCCAGCCGGCGACGCCCTTCGAAGGCGCGCCTTCCATCTGGGAGGCCATCAGGAAGGACGATATCCTGCTGCACCACCCCTTTCATCAGTTCAACGCGGTGGTCCGGTTCGTTTCGGAAGCGGCGGAGGATCCCCAGGTACTCGCCATCAAAATGACGCTGTACCGGGTCAGCGCCAATTCGCCTATCACCCGGGCGTTGACGCGAGCGGCGCAGAACGGCAAGGAAGTCTCGGTGCTGCTGGAGTTAAAGGCCCGGTTCGACGAGGCCGCGAATATCCAGTGGGCCAGGCAGCTGGAGGAGGCGGGGGCCCATGTCATCTACGGCATACCGGGCATCAAGGTCCACTGCAAGGCCTGCCTGGTCGTGCGCCGGGAGGGCGAGGGGATACACCGGTACTGTCACCTGGGTACGGGGAATTACAACGACAAGACGGCGCGTATCTACGCCGATTTCGGCCTGTTCACCGACAAGGAGGAATTCGGCGAGGACGTGACGCAACTGTTCAACCTGCTGACCGGCTACGCGCTGCCCTCGCGCTTTCACCATCTCATCCTTTCGCCCACGTCGATGCGGGAGGACATGGTGAAGCGGCTTCAGCGGGAGAGCGACCGGGCCCGCGCCGGGCATCCGGCCCTGGTGATCGCGAAGATCAATTCCCTCGTTGACCCGGACATGATCGTGGCCCTGTACCAGGCCTCCCAGGCCGGCGTGCGGATACAGCTGATCATCCGCGGCATATGCTGCCTGAGACCGGGCGTACCGGGATTGAGCGAGAACATCAGCGTCATCAGCATCGTCGACCGGTTCCTCGAGCACGTCCGGCTGTTCTATTTCTACAACGACGGAGACCCGGAATACCTGTTTTCAAGCGCGGACTGGATGGACCGGAACCTCAACCGCCGGGTCGAGATATCGTTCCCGGTCATCGACCGGGCACTCCAGGCGGAGCTGTGGGCGTATTTGAAGATACAGTTGAAGGACAACGTGAAGGCGCGTGAATTGCAGTCGGACGGGACGTACCGGTACGTGAAGAAAGCGGGAAGACGCTTCCAGTCGCAGCGGGAACTGTACGAACTGGCCTGCGAGACCGTGAGGATCAACGCGGACCTGAAGATGAAGCGCTCCGCGGCTTCCCGGACTGCGCTGACCGCCCGGAACTGA
- a CDS encoding HAMP domain-containing protein has product MRFSLQTKILVGYVAFTLVVAGAVYIYLNTSLREDVSGHTREQLLNDARLIQSYLENTPLPSLSPETIDPIADRLGEQCGARVTVVRDDGVVAGDSSIPLSSVPLLENHGDRPEILEAIASGIGNSIRYSNTLETDMAYVAVPFRTEQARGVVRVALPLQQFRWIESHIWKIVLAALGIGLLLSVVLSWGTERLVSRPIERMTEVARRQAAGDLEVAASAPAHVELSSLAAALNEMAAQSKERLSRIREENAQLEAVLSGMAEGVMVTSAEGRILMVNPAFKRMMDVDAWCLNKRPIEVVRNHDLQSVVDAAIDSAPSLHEDTVFDLTLEWNQRIFQVHLTPVRIGEQLHGVVAVFHDMTELRRLEQVRKDFVANVSHELRTPLTSIKGFVETLLDGAMEDTAALRRFMTSIQHHADRLQALVEDLLQLSSIESGRYEVEFTSCRLDRVSERVAEIFAKQVDRKQLALSLRFETDRPARGDPELMERALSNLVDNAVKYTENGGSITIGTEERVDEIVLSVSDTGPGIPSEALPRIFERFFRVDRARSRALGGTGLGLAIVRHTMELLNGRAWVESRLGEGATFYLSLPAWTENEPSEDEQSEVTGRPARTPGESVGETTTGGTT; this is encoded by the coding sequence ATGCGATTTTCGCTACAGACAAAGATCCTGGTCGGCTACGTCGCCTTTACCCTGGTGGTGGCGGGCGCCGTGTACATCTATCTGAACACGTCCCTCCGCGAGGACGTCAGCGGCCATACCCGCGAGCAGTTGCTCAATGACGCCCGCCTGATCCAGTCCTACCTGGAAAACACGCCGCTTCCGTCCCTTTCCCCCGAAACGATCGATCCGATCGCGGACCGCCTGGGTGAGCAGTGCGGCGCCCGCGTAACCGTGGTGCGGGACGACGGCGTCGTGGCCGGTGATTCGTCCATCCCCCTTTCGTCCGTTCCCCTCTTGGAGAACCACGGCGACCGGCCGGAGATCCTCGAAGCCATCGCGTCGGGGATCGGTAACAGCATCCGCTACAGCAACACGCTGGAAACCGACATGGCCTATGTGGCGGTCCCCTTCCGCACCGAACAGGCAAGGGGCGTAGTTCGGGTCGCGCTGCCGCTGCAGCAGTTCCGTTGGATCGAATCCCATATATGGAAGATCGTGCTCGCGGCCCTTGGCATCGGCCTCCTGTTGAGCGTCGTGCTGAGCTGGGGCACGGAGAGACTGGTGTCCCGACCGATCGAACGCATGACGGAAGTCGCCCGTCGCCAGGCCGCCGGCGACCTCGAGGTCGCCGCTTCCGCGCCGGCGCACGTCGAACTCTCCTCACTGGCGGCCGCCCTGAACGAGATGGCCGCGCAATCAAAGGAAAGGCTTTCGCGGATCCGGGAAGAGAACGCCCAGCTCGAAGCGGTGCTGTCCGGTATGGCGGAAGGCGTAATGGTGACCTCCGCGGAAGGGCGGATCCTGATGGTCAATCCGGCTTTCAAGCGCATGATGGACGTGGACGCGTGGTGCCTGAACAAGCGACCGATCGAGGTCGTGCGCAACCACGACCTGCAGAGCGTGGTGGACGCCGCGATCGATTCGGCGCCGTCCCTGCACGAGGATACCGTGTTCGACCTGACCCTGGAGTGGAACCAGCGCATCTTCCAGGTACACCTGACTCCCGTACGCATCGGGGAGCAGCTGCACGGCGTGGTCGCCGTGTTCCACGACATGACCGAACTGCGCCGCCTTGAGCAGGTCAGGAAGGACTTCGTGGCCAACGTGTCTCACGAACTCAGGACGCCGCTGACCTCCATCAAGGGTTTTGTGGAGACGCTGCTGGACGGCGCCATGGAAGATACCGCCGCGCTGCGCCGTTTCATGACGTCCATCCAGCATCATGCCGACCGGCTCCAGGCGCTGGTCGAGGACCTGCTGCAACTGTCCAGCATAGAATCGGGCCGGTACGAGGTCGAATTCACCTCCTGCCGCCTGGACCGGGTTTCGGAACGGGTTGCCGAGATTTTCGCGAAACAGGTCGACCGCAAGCAACTGGCGCTCTCCCTGCGTTTCGAAACGGACAGGCCGGCCCGCGGAGATCCCGAACTCATGGAGCGGGCCCTGTCCAATCTGGTGGACAACGCCGTGAAATACACGGAGAATGGCGGATCGATTACCATCGGCACCGAGGAGCGGGTCGATGAGATCGTCCTGTCGGTTTCCGACACCGGACCGGGCATTCCGTCCGAGGCGCTTCCCCGGATCTTCGAACGTTTTTTCCGGGTTGACCGGGCGCGGTCCAGGGCCCTGGGCGGAACCGGCCTGGGCCTGGCGATCGTCCGGCACACCATGGAACTGCTCAACGGCCGGGCATGGGTCGAGAGCAGGCTCGGCGAAGGCGCGACCTTCTACCTCTCCCTGCCCGCGTGGACCGAAAACGAGCCGTCGGAAGACGAACAGTCCGAAGTGACCGGACGCCCCGCCCGCACGCCAGGAGAATCGGTCGGCGAAACTACCACGGGTGGAACCACTTAG
- a CDS encoding response regulator codes for MRQTILVVDDEPDIVEIIQYNLEKSGFDVIVAADGSAALEKARDEAPDLIVLDLMLPGLEGTDVCRILKQDERTRFIPILMLTAKSEEIDRIIGLELGADDYVVKPFSPREIALRIRNILRRRTEPETAGPVRAGSLVIDVEGHHVSVSGSSVSLTATEFKLLAVLFQRRGRVQTREELLDVVWGYDYMGYGRTVDAHIKRLREKLGEAAGMVETVRGVGYRFAR; via the coding sequence ATGCGCCAAACGATACTTGTCGTAGACGACGAGCCCGATATCGTGGAAATCATCCAGTACAATCTGGAGAAATCCGGCTTCGACGTCATCGTGGCGGCGGACGGCTCGGCCGCGCTTGAAAAAGCCCGCGACGAGGCCCCTGATCTCATCGTGCTCGACCTCATGCTGCCCGGACTCGAAGGCACCGATGTTTGCCGCATTCTGAAACAGGACGAACGCACGAGGTTCATACCCATCCTTATGCTGACCGCGAAGAGCGAGGAAATCGACCGGATCATCGGTCTTGAACTGGGGGCCGACGACTATGTGGTCAAACCCTTCAGCCCCCGGGAGATCGCCCTGCGCATCCGGAACATCCTGCGCCGCCGGACCGAGCCGGAAACCGCGGGCCCCGTCCGGGCGGGATCCCTGGTCATCGACGTGGAAGGCCACCACGTGTCCGTATCGGGAAGCTCGGTGTCCCTGACGGCCACCGAGTTCAAGCTCCTGGCCGTTCTCTTTCAGCGGCGCGGCAGGGTACAGACCCGGGAGGAACTGCTCGACGTGGTCTGGGGATATGACTACATGGGGTACGGACGCACCGTGGACGCCCACATCAAGCGATTGCGAGAGAAACTCGGCGAGGCCGCCGGCATGGTGGAAACGGTGCGGGGGGTCGGATACCGCTTCGCCAGGTAG